A genomic stretch from Sporocytophaga myxococcoides DSM 11118 includes:
- a CDS encoding archaemetzincin, with protein sequence MNKFVAIIFIFWCITACDSSNNKTLKKTHAASVVNIDTSDYSLNYLESLHRKRNFKRYDKSLTEFILSNPNKRDSVRKIIYLQPLGNMSDKVAGIIKEEINYLKSFFQLEVKILGNISFEEIKNRKVETRLVSEDDLGYYNKFKSSSVNLTEQINANSLIENYLKNNVPTDAVAVLGITEHDLYLPRMNFIYGSSYLKNRMGIISTYRIAEDYEESKMNIRKVVTKQIANLFSIPNVKDYVCVLNFHNNIEQLRAGTLLISPVALAKLKYAIGFDYTQRFSDLKEFYHSEGNEAMEEYYDKSLKLIATQVKSKK encoded by the coding sequence ATGAATAAATTTGTTGCCATTATTTTTATTTTTTGGTGTATTACTGCATGTGATAGTAGTAATAATAAAACATTGAAAAAGACACATGCTGCGTCGGTTGTCAATATAGATACTTCTGATTACAGTCTAAACTATCTTGAATCTCTGCATAGGAAGAGGAATTTTAAAAGATATGATAAATCATTGACAGAATTTATTCTTTCTAATCCTAATAAACGTGATAGTGTAAGAAAGATAATTTATCTGCAGCCTCTCGGGAATATGAGTGATAAAGTAGCAGGAATAATCAAAGAAGAAATAAATTATCTAAAGAGTTTTTTTCAATTGGAAGTAAAAATTCTGGGCAATATTTCTTTTGAAGAAATAAAGAATAGAAAGGTAGAGACAAGATTAGTCTCAGAAGACGATTTGGGATACTATAATAAATTTAAGAGTAGCTCGGTAAATCTGACCGAACAGATAAATGCAAATTCTTTAATAGAAAACTACTTAAAGAATAATGTGCCTACGGATGCAGTTGCAGTCCTTGGAATAACTGAGCATGATTTATATTTACCCCGGATGAACTTTATTTATGGTTCTTCTTATCTTAAAAATAGAATGGGGATAATCTCTACCTACCGTATTGCCGAGGATTACGAAGAAAGTAAAATGAATATTAGGAAAGTGGTGACGAAGCAGATTGCAAATTTATTTTCAATTCCTAACGTAAAGGATTATGTATGTGTTCTTAATTTTCACAATAATATCGAGCAATTGAGAGCAGGTACCTTATTAATATCACCCGTAGCATTGGCGAAACTCAAGTATGCAATTGGTTTTGACTATACCCAAAGGTTTAGTGATCTCAAGGAATTTTATCATAGTGAAGGTAATGAAGCCATGGAAGAATATTATGATAAATCTTTGAAGTTGATAGCAACCCAGGTGAAAAGCAAAAAATAA
- a CDS encoding ATP-binding protein, whose protein sequence is MKTLEKNTISLNKEIAWFESIVDSRIRNYFQNEEEKLLSDNPPDLKDDGSNYASLVEYYSMSPYERIILLLALIPHLKPHALDIFFTRNSLHNREFTEFGGYKGNVHNGFLPTIETASFILAGTDLAKRFQLQQVLTEKHFLRKHRIILLDSLNDRDPLFSRPLRISDEILTFLTTGEVYKPDFSTNFPASLLTTKLNWEDLILDHNVREDVDEINNWIRYGKELLETGDMGKKLKRGFRALFYGPPGTGKTLTATLLGKSNKLDVYRIDLSMVVSKYIGETEKNLASVFDMAENKNWILFFDEADSLFGKRTATKDSKDRYANQEISFLLQRIEDFPGLVILATNLKGNIDDAFARRFQSMIYFPIPAPDMRTELWTKAFGKDFELAPSVNIKKIAKEYELSGGAITNVLRYCGLKAISRQEKMIEEEDIYTGIRKELIKEGKTI, encoded by the coding sequence ATGAAAACACTGGAAAAAAATACAATTTCGTTAAACAAAGAAATTGCTTGGTTTGAATCTATTGTAGACTCCCGCATCCGGAATTATTTTCAAAATGAAGAGGAAAAACTTCTATCCGATAATCCTCCGGATCTAAAAGATGATGGTTCCAACTATGCCTCACTTGTTGAGTACTATAGTATGAGTCCATATGAAAGAATTATCCTTTTGTTAGCCCTCATTCCTCATTTAAAACCTCATGCACTTGATATTTTCTTTACCAGAAATTCACTTCACAATCGTGAATTTACTGAGTTTGGAGGATACAAAGGCAATGTACACAACGGCTTTCTACCCACTATAGAAACCGCTTCCTTCATACTGGCAGGCACTGATCTTGCAAAACGTTTTCAGCTTCAACAAGTACTTACAGAAAAACACTTTCTCAGAAAACATAGAATTATTCTACTAGACAGTTTAAATGATAGAGATCCCCTCTTTAGCAGGCCTCTGCGCATTTCAGATGAAATTCTTACTTTCCTTACCACCGGAGAGGTTTACAAGCCTGACTTCAGTACAAATTTTCCTGCTTCACTTCTTACCACTAAACTTAATTGGGAAGACCTGATCCTGGATCATAATGTTAGGGAAGATGTTGACGAAATAAATAACTGGATACGTTATGGTAAAGAATTGCTTGAGACCGGAGATATGGGTAAGAAACTGAAACGAGGCTTTCGAGCATTGTTCTATGGACCACCGGGAACAGGTAAAACGCTTACTGCAACATTACTCGGTAAGTCCAATAAACTTGATGTCTATCGCATTGATCTATCTATGGTGGTTTCAAAATACATAGGTGAAACCGAAAAGAATCTTGCAAGTGTTTTTGATATGGCTGAAAATAAAAATTGGATTTTATTTTTTGATGAAGCAGATTCTTTATTTGGGAAGCGAACTGCCACTAAGGATTCAAAGGATCGCTACGCTAATCAGGAAATATCATTTCTACTTCAACGCATTGAAGATTTTCCTGGTCTGGTCATACTTGCTACCAATCTCAAAGGTAACATTGACGATGCCTTCGCAAGGAGGTTCCAGTCAATGATCTACTTTCCTATTCCTGCACCAGATATGCGAACCGAACTTTGGACCAAAGCTTTTGGAAAGGATTTTGAGCTTGCGCCCTCCGTGAACATTAAAAAAATAGCAAAGGAGTATGAATTATCAGGAGGTGCCATCACGAATGTGCTTAGGTACTGCGGGCTCAAGGCAATCAGCAGACAGGAAAAGATGATTGAAGAAGAAGATATTTATACTGGAATAAGAAAAGAACTTATCAAAGAAGGAAAAACTATTTGA